A single region of the Vicia villosa cultivar HV-30 ecotype Madison, WI linkage group LG4, Vvil1.0, whole genome shotgun sequence genome encodes:
- the LOC131599590 gene encoding chitinase 2-like, with protein MTKFIFREYIGVKPSSTSLRDFPSDIINSNRFEFQFILGFASEEYDQDGKGNGNFKETWDVEYFGPDKVKEFKKNNPNVKVVISIGGRAVETPFRPAEETVWTRQAVNSLKVLIEKYSSESGNIIDGIDINYETIKTSNELFVNCIGEVITKLKNDDDLNIEVVSIAPSEKNELHYRDLFYANNANINWIDYQFYNQKNYVSTVKDFLGIFDNLIKGYPPQKVLPGISTDPNDNKDSKISRETFIAGCIQLKKHSKLNGVFLWNANDSAHPPPGSHEPYVVEHSLQDILTTPIEKLLDR; from the coding sequence ATGACTAAATTTATCTTTCGTGAATACATTGGTGTGAAGCCATCGTCAACAAGTTTACGTGATTTTCCAAGTGATATCATCAACTCAAATAGATTTGAATTCCAATTCATTTTGGGCTTTGCAAGTGAGGAGTATGACCAAGATGGAAAAGGCAACGGAAATTTCAAAGAAACTTGGGATGTGGAATACTTCGGTCCAGATAAAGTGAAAGAGTTCAAGAAAAATAATCCAAATGTAAAGGTGGTGATAAGCATCGGAGGTCGTGCTGTTGAAACTCCATTCCGTCCTGCTGAGGAAACTGTATGGACTAGGCAGGCTGTAAATTCACTCAAAGTGCTCATCGAAAAATACAGCAGTGAAAGCGGCAACATAATTGATGGCATTGACATTAATTATGAAACTATCAAAACTAGTAATGAGCTATTTGTTAACTGCATAGGCGAAGTTATAACAAAACTCAAGAATGATGATGACCTGAATATTGAAGTGGTGTCCATTGCTCCATCTGAGAAAAACGAACTTCACTACCGTGATTTGTTCTATGCAAACAATGCCAATATCAATTGGATTGATTATCAATTCTACAATCAAAAAAATTATGTATCCACAGTTAAGGACTTTTTAGGGATCTTTGACAATCTAATAAAAGGCTACCCTCCTCAAAAAGTCCTTCCCGGAATTAGCACCGACCCGAATGACAATAAGGATAGTAAGATATCACGAGAGACTTTTATTGCTGGCTGCATACAACTCAAAAAACACTCAAAACTCAATGGTGTTTTTCTTTGGAACGCTAATGACTCCGCACATCCCCCTCCTGGTTCGCACGAACCTTATGTAGTAGAGCATAGCTTGCAAGACATTCTCACTACACCAATTGAGAAGTTACTCGATCGCTAG